CTATCTCAGACAATATTCAAATAATGTAGTGCAATGCTAAACACCATTAAGAGATGTCATCTTATgttgataaaagaaaattttgacaGTCAACATTACACAACCAACATTGCAgctaatatttaatataagaaaaaaaaatctaaaattcttaaaaataaaaacattcgaaactgaattaaaaaaaatattcaaagtttaaaattaataaaagctCCTCTTTAGTATGTTTTATACAGGATTTGTTAGGCAACTTGTTATACTGTTGATTAAAATTGGCTGCTATAATGTTGTTCGCTCACATTACTTGCAAATTTTAAATTCGCAACTAAAACAgagaaaaaaatgtgattgaattgattaattaattgagaAATGTTAAGAGCCAATACATTTTATCAATATTAGTCAATATTTAATgtaatactttatttttaaaagtttaggatttaaaattagtatttaGAACTTAAAAGTATtgactaaaaattataaaatttattattggtgATATAGTATTTTTCTAACGAAGCTATCTAAACACAAATTTTGCCAATGAGTTAATGACATAATCTCTCCATACTCACCTAAAAATTCGTGAGTTCGAGTCTTTCTATCtttgataaaaatacaaaaaaaatccaaacacaaattTCACTATGGTCCTCTATTGAGATTTGAGAAAGAAGGCACGTGTATTGGTGGAATCAAAACAGCTCTAAAAGTAATAAGTAATAAGGCATCTATGGTTGCATgtgtatcaaacaagaaatagtGGACACCTCACACTGCACACAACAGACAGCAGCTCTTCAATGATGTGGATGCCATTTGTATTTTGCAATCTCAAGAAGATGTAGTTAACTTCTCTCTTTACAAGTTTGATATTTAGTCTAAAAATTTAGAAGTAAATTGTCATATGTCACACATGAACATGTGCATCCCCCAAAGTTTAAGAGTTATCCAAGAATTAATTAATCATGATAATAGTTAAGAAGAGATACTATTAAATTGTTTGGTGGTTGATAAGTGATAGGAGGTGTGGGGTTTCACTCAATATAATTACACTCAACCGACAAAGGTATGGTAAAGTTGTTGTTGAAGCCACATGTGATTCTTCAAATCCATGAACAGCTAGCACCACCACCAaccatttaattaataattaccaAGCATCCATGACCATGACCAATTGCCAAGATCTGACTAGGACAATTTGGTACCATCCACAACTCTTTAATAATAGTTGTATAATATTTAAACTCTTTAACCCTAAATCCAATCACTACCTATATAACTCTATAGGTTCAGGTGTTTTTGTTGCTTTGTTTTACATCATTGTTAAGCAAATGTTGACCTTTATAATGTAGAAAATATTGCTCTAATCCAAAATTTGCTAAGCTAGTGACATGAAATGTAGAATGATATTATACGCACCAATAAGTAAAGACAAGagggaagaaaaatatttaaaaatagagataagatgtaaaatataactatataaATAACTAAGGGCCTTAACCCCATGAAAATAATTATGATCTTAATTGATCATTGCAATTTGCAGTTTTATTTGCACCATATGAATATTTAAAAGGACAACTTGTGGCTACAACTATTCAGGTTTCAGAGTTTTTCACATCGTCCTGATCTAAGCCATTTAAATAAGATTCATAACCACACATcatattagcataaaaaaatGGTTTGATTCATATCTTAATTACTATTAGATGGGATATTATATCTGATCCTAATCACACCAAATCCATTAATAAGAATGTGTGTGTATGTTTAATGAACAATataaaattaagtatattatcaTTACTAATAACAAAACCCAGAATAATAAGAATAGAGAATGAAAGGCAAAGTAAcagtaaaacaaaaaataccaaCCTGTGTAGAGTTTAAAAGATGTTGGGAGACTCCTTTGCTTAATGACCCACCAAATTTCTGATTTATTAAGGCTATATAGACCCGGGTCTATAATCATAGGCTTCCCTCTCTTATTACTGAAAAAAGGGtattaaaaaaaagcaaaaaaagttAGAATAATTTAGAAACAAACCACAAAACTCTAATAAATCAACAAAGCTACTTACAATTTCCAACCCAAGCGACTGCTATGCTGTACAAAATTGATATCCCTTGGTACCTCACTAAAAGCTTGAATCAGATCTGAAAAAAATTCATAGTAATCATCAACATATGCAAATCAACAACAATGAACAAAAAGGACTAAGGGTAAGGAGtataattatacaaataataCTTATGAAACAACagaaaatataacataaaatttGACACAGCACTTTAATTAAGGCCACTCACCATACCATCTTGTGTTACCAAAGGATAATCAGAAGCACTAAGATTAATAAACCAATCCCAGTGACAGATCCTAAGAAGCATTGCCATGGCATGAAGGGTCGTTGCAAGCATTGTTGGTCCCCTATATGTCACCAAATTGGGTTTCCCAACAACCCAAACATTCCCAACTTCACCAAACACAGGTTCATTGGCcacaaattctgcaactttCTTGTGTTCAATTTGTGGTGCCCCATAATCCATGTGAATCAAGTAGTAGTTCCCTGGGTGGTACAGAACCTTCATCAATCTCTTGAGCTTCACAAAATCCCCTTTTGATGCAGAGATCAAGTAGGCAAATGTAACTGGGTATgttctgttgttgttgttgttgttgatggatTTGATTGCATTGAAGTAGTTTCTGCTGTTAGATATTGGTGTGGTTAGTCTTATGGGGATGTAGAAGAAAATGAGAAATATTGAGGTTACGATGAAGGAAACCATGAAGATTTTGATACCCATTTGAGAGAAAATTGCAACggaaatataaaaattgaaactttgTAGAAGAGAAAAGTGGGAACCGAAGTTGGGAGCTTGAGTAATTAAGAGGAAGAGGTTGTTATGAAGTTCAATGATTAATATTTGGGAGCTTTTGGTTTATAGTGTGAACTATGaagataaattattattttattaaaatgtttTGGGGAACTAGGAATATTGTGGCTtacatttcatttcatttcaatGAATAGTAATGGTTCTTTTCTTTGAACTCAAGGTCTACATTTGTCACTAAGTTGAGACCTCAAGTTTTATATTCTGGTTAGTGCATTTTTGCACTTTATATAAGAACTACTATTTAATGGCATGCTAGTTGGCAGTTGCTACGTCAAAAGAAGAGGTAGCAGTTCATATTCTGTGCCCACTTCCTAGTAAAGTGGATGGATGTTCCTTGTTAGAGTACATTTGAGCCTTTTTGATTTAGTTACAATAATGTCCTTTGATTTTGATACATTTGCAACTCATGGGCATGTAAGTGATTGTGATTCTGTAAGTGCGTGTGCATGTGGcaagaaattgatgaaaatGACATAAGGTTATCATGTCTCATCAATTGCCTAGAGGGGGATTTTATGCTTCAATCATATGTTAACAATAATATCTAGTGATTATTGAACAAATGAAATTAGAtgatcaaaaattaaaagatcattGGATATGATAAAATAACACATTATTTGTgagtaaattatatttttcttttgtaaataatgagtttctttttttttattaatttggaAACTTATTCTGAGGGTTACTTGAAATTGGGTTGTTTTTTGACTTAAATGTGAGGTTTTGAGACAACGTCTGACTTTTGCTGGTATCGAGGTGCCGCCATCCGAGTTTCTCTTGAAGAAgtagggggtggtacctgcaagagatttcgatgcttaagtt
This portion of the Arachis duranensis cultivar V14167 chromosome 6, aradu.V14167.gnm2.J7QH, whole genome shotgun sequence genome encodes:
- the LOC107494374 gene encoding beta-glucuronosyltransferase GlcAT14A: MGIKIFMVSFIVTSIFLIFFYIPIRLTTPISNSRNYFNAIKSINNNNNNRTYPVTFAYLISASKGDFVKLKRLMKVLYHPGNYYLIHMDYGAPQIEHKKVAEFVANEPVFGEVGNVWVVGKPNLVTYRGPTMLATTLHAMAMLLRICHWDWFINLSASDYPLVTQDDLIQAFSEVPRDINFVQHSSRLGWKFNKRGKPMIIDPGLYSLNKSEIWWVIKQRSLPTSFKLYTGSAWTILSRSFSEYCIMGWENLPRTLLLYYTNFVSSPEGYFQTVICNSHDYKNTTANHDLHYITWDNPPKQHPRSLGLRDFRKMVMSSRPFARKFKRNDLVLDKIDRELLKRHHGQFSFGGWCSSKSDGIHRTCSGLRSDNYGVLNPGPGSRRLKSLITKLLNERFFHKQQCK